TTCCGGCATTCCATTTTTCTTTCCACGCAAAACATCTTCCTGGTTCGCAGCCAAAATTGTCTCTGCATCTTTTACCAGTCCGTCCGCAACCTGTAACAATGCCTGATTTTTTGTGTTTGTGTCCAATGTTCCCATTTTTCCTGTCAGTTCTTTTGCATTCTGGCAAATTTCAAGTAATTCCATCTTTTTCCCTCATTTCTGTGTGCTGCGGCATTTTTCATTCCATCAAAACACACCTTGCTGCTTTGTTTCTAGTTCTATTCGTACTGCTTTTTCTGTATAAATCCGTGCCATCGGCACGTCAGTTGCAAGAACCTTAAGCTCCGGTTCTATCTGGTGTTCAAACGCAATTGCATATCTTTTTTCTATTGAAGGATATTTCGAAAAATAGCGGTCGTAAAATCCTTTGCCATATCCATATCGGTTGCCTTTTTCATCAAATACAAGCCCTGGCACAAAAACAACCGGGGAAAGTTCCTCTAACCGTTCGCAGTGTGCCTTTGGCTCCATCACATGGAAATGACCTTCTTCTAGTTCTGACAGTTCTTCTACCTTATAAAAATCCATCGTATCCTTCTTTACTCTAGGAAAACCGATTGTCTTCCCATCCTTTTTTGCCTGTTTGAAAAAAGGAACCAATGACACCTCATTTCCAAGGGGATAAAACAAATAGAATACCGTCTCATTTTGGTACCAATCGGATGCCAGCAGGCTTTGACAAATTTGTAAACTTTTGTCCTCCACCTCGTCTTTTGACATCTGATTGCGTAATTCTAAATGAACTTTACGAACGTTTTGTCTTCTTTCCATATTTTTCTCCCAGATTTTCGATGCTTCCATCGGGATTTACCATGTCAATATTATTAAGCTGTGCCACTAAGTTTCCTCTGACATTTGCAATGAATTCTTTTCGTAAAAGATCCTGTTCTTTTTTCTCTTCTTCGGTCAATCCCTCCGCTCTTGACTTGCGGGCGAGCACATTGATCCGGTCAATTTTTGCCTGTTCCATTGATTTCCTACCTTTCTATCCGATGGTTTCCATAATGAAGTCAGCAATGTGAAAGCTTTCACTTTTATTTGCTTTAAAAATAGTTCCTGTAAAGGAATCATCAAAAATATGATGAATGATACAGACATCTTTTCCATTTGCAATGACCATATCTGCACCGGAAAGCGTTGCAATCTTAGCAGCAGTAAGTTTCGTTGCCATACCACCTGTTCCAACATCACTTCCTGTGGAACCTTTTGCCATCTCATAAACCTTCGCGTCCATCTTCTCAACGACAGTAATGAGTTTTGCATCTGGATTCTTGTGTGGATCATCCGTAAACAATCCATCAATATCGGATAATAAAATTAAAATATCCGCGCCCACCAAGGAGGCAACAATTGCAGATAATGTATCATTGTCACCAAACTGCATTTCATAAGTAGAAACGGT
This genomic window from Roseburia sp. 831b contains:
- a CDS encoding 5-formyltetrahydrofolate cyclo-ligase; translation: MERRQNVRKVHLELRNQMSKDEVEDKSLQICQSLLASDWYQNETVFYLFYPLGNEVSLVPFFKQAKKDGKTIGFPRVKKDTMDFYKVEELSELEEGHFHVMEPKAHCERLEELSPVVFVPGLVFDEKGNRYGYGKGFYDRYFSKYPSIEKRYAIAFEHQIEPELKVLATDVPMARIYTEKAVRIELETKQQGVF
- a CDS encoding DUF896 domain-containing protein, with the translated sequence MEQAKIDRINVLARKSRAEGLTEEEKKEQDLLRKEFIANVRGNLVAQLNNIDMVNPDGSIENLGEKYGKKTKRS